In Mastigocladopsis repens PCC 10914, a single window of DNA contains:
- a CDS encoding Uma2 family endonuclease, protein MTTLLIQSMSVPLTVNLPALKSMSVEQFYEFCLANRDLRIERNASGEVIIMPPAFSDTGNRNIKIAQQLANWAEQDGTGETFDSSAGFTLPNGATRSPDASWIKLERWNALTEEQKSSFAPICPDFVIELRSSSDTVSGLQNKMQEYIDNGASLGLLIDRKNRKVYIYRPNQEREILDNPETVSGAPELPGFVLRMAKIW, encoded by the coding sequence ATGACGACACTGCTAATTCAAAGCATGAGCGTCCCACTGACGGTTAATCTTCCTGCGCTCAAATCGATGAGTGTTGAACAATTCTACGAATTCTGTCTAGCCAATCGCGATTTGAGAATTGAGCGTAATGCCAGTGGAGAAGTTATCATTATGCCACCGGCTTTTTCAGATACTGGTAATCGCAACATTAAAATCGCTCAACAATTGGCAAATTGGGCAGAGCAAGATGGCACAGGTGAAACATTTGACTCCAGTGCAGGCTTTACCTTGCCCAATGGAGCAACCCGCTCCCCGGATGCCTCGTGGATTAAACTAGAGCGCTGGAATGCCTTAACTGAAGAACAAAAATCCTCATTTGCTCCAATTTGTCCAGATTTTGTGATTGAGTTACGGTCTTCTAGCGATACTGTTAGTGGATTGCAAAACAAGATGCAGGAATATATTGACAACGGTGCATCACTAGGCTTATTGATTGATCGCAAAAACCGCAAAGTCTACATCTACCGCCCGAATCAAGAACGGGAAATCTTGGATAATCCCGAAACAGTGAGCGGCGCTCCAGAGTTACCAGGATTTGTCTTGCGGATGGCAAAAATTTGGTAA
- a CDS encoding AAA-like domain-containing protein: MSSNNRTRKILLLSANPKGTSRLRLDEEMREIKEGLKRAKKRDRFSIDRAEAVRYRDIHRAILEYEPHIIHFSGHGSGEEGLVFEDETGQIKLVDAEALAGLFQLFADQVECVVLNACYSEYQARAIAQHIHYVVGMSQAIQDKAAIEFAVGFYDALGADKSYEFAYKLGCSLIQVAGIPQQLIPQLMTQNNLQSQRSKETLPGNYTPKPDKIIYIERPPIEEKSFGAIVQPGALIRLKAPQRMGKTLLLEKVLNHAREQGYQTAKLDLKLADTDTLTSLKSFLQWLCVDVSDSLELQPKVDEYWQDIYGLNKNCTRYFQKYLLSDIKTPLVFAIDNFERLFEYPDIFSPFCLLLRSWYETAKQGDRVGNIWKKLRLVVVHSTEVYPSLDTNHSPFNVGLAIELPEFNLSQVITLANQYELDGQLGEDGLIQLMGLVGGHPYLIQQALANLKSQQITLEQLLSLAPTEQGIFSDHLRQQLWNLQHNPQLESAYKKVVMADEPMRLDAEVGFKLHSLGLVKLSGNDCVPSCDLYRQYFLMRLG, from the coding sequence ATGAGTAGTAATAATCGAACTCGAAAAATCCTGCTGTTATCAGCAAATCCTAAAGGTACCAGCCGACTTCGTCTGGATGAGGAGATGCGCGAAATTAAAGAGGGATTAAAACGAGCAAAAAAGCGCGATCGCTTTTCGATAGATAGGGCAGAAGCAGTACGCTACAGAGATATACACAGAGCTATTCTGGAATATGAACCGCACATCATTCATTTTTCTGGGCATGGTTCTGGAGAAGAAGGATTGGTATTTGAAGATGAAACGGGTCAAATCAAGTTAGTTGATGCAGAAGCTTTGGCGGGATTGTTTCAACTGTTTGCTGACCAAGTTGAGTGTGTTGTCCTTAATGCTTGTTATTCAGAGTACCAGGCAAGAGCGATCGCACAACATATTCATTATGTCGTAGGCATGAGTCAGGCAATCCAAGATAAAGCAGCAATTGAATTTGCTGTGGGTTTTTATGATGCACTGGGAGCAGATAAGAGTTATGAGTTTGCTTATAAACTAGGTTGTAGTCTCATTCAGGTAGCAGGGATTCCACAACAGCTCATCCCTCAACTTATGACTCAGAATAATTTACAATCCCAACGTTCAAAAGAAACACTACCTGGTAATTATACACCAAAACCAGATAAAATCATATATATTGAACGACCGCCCATTGAGGAGAAAAGCTTTGGTGCGATTGTACAACCAGGGGCGCTGATTCGCCTGAAAGCACCCCAGAGGATGGGAAAAACTTTACTATTGGAGAAAGTACTCAACCATGCGAGAGAGCAGGGTTATCAAACAGCTAAATTAGATTTGAAACTTGCTGATACTGATACCTTAACTAGCTTAAAAAGTTTCTTGCAGTGGTTATGCGTTGATGTTTCTGACAGTTTAGAACTTCAACCCAAAGTGGACGAATACTGGCAAGATATCTACGGGCTGAATAAAAACTGTACTCGTTACTTTCAAAAGTATTTACTCTCAGATATCAAAACTCCTCTAGTCTTTGCTATAGATAATTTTGAACGGCTATTTGAATATCCTGATATTTTCTCTCCATTTTGCTTACTTCTGCGGAGTTGGTATGAAACAGCGAAACAAGGGGACAGAGTTGGTAATATTTGGAAGAAACTGCGGTTAGTTGTCGTTCATTCCACCGAAGTTTATCCATCCTTGGATACCAATCATTCACCGTTTAATGTTGGGTTAGCGATAGAGTTACCCGAATTTAACCTTTCTCAGGTCATAACTCTTGCCAACCAGTATGAATTAGATGGACAGTTGGGAGAAGATGGATTGATTCAGTTGATGGGGTTGGTAGGAGGACACCCATATCTTATACAGCAGGCTTTAGCCAATCTCAAGAGTCAGCAAATAACTCTAGAACAACTTTTAAGCCTTGCGCCGACGGAACAGGGAATTTTTAGCGACCATCTGCGACAGCAACTATGGAATTTACAACATAATCCTCAGTTAGAATCAGCTTATAAAAAAGTGGTGATGGCAGATGAACCTATGAGACTTGATGCGGAAGTTGGGTTTAAACTGCACAGCTTGGGGTTAGTGAAACTCTCTGGTAATGATTGCGTTCCCAGTTGCGATTTATATCGTCAGTACTTCTTAATGCGTTTGGGGTAA
- a CDS encoding AAA-like domain-containing protein: MVDQYIFSGSLPEEATTYVTREADGELYEGLKAGKFCYVLNSRQSGKSSLRVRTMRRLRESGVECCAIDLSAGGIQNVPPEQWYADLIDTLIESFGLDVEFGDWWSQNQLNSLVTRFRKFLEEILLAEIKENIVIFIDEIDSVLSLNFPTDDFFAFIRACYNQRVDNPEYNRLTFCLLGVASPSNLIEDKKRTPFNIGKAISLKGFQLHEVEPLEKGLHGRYSDSQAVMKEILHWTGGQPFLTQKLCQFMVEESETDNPRTVEQVVRSRIIENWEPQDEPEHLRTIRDRILRDEQRASYLLELYQQIRVTEEQSEVTADDTLEQSELQLSGLVVRQQNKLRVYNPIYKEIFDANWIENQLKNLRPYSESFRFWVASGGSDESRLLRGKALQEAEEWAKDKNLSYQDKQYLAASKEKEIQEEIAAKEQEAALERERKDREAAEKRNQLLSEANRKAQRRIKVGVAVLVVTVLGAATVGLLSKKQLDETHEEVEAVQHLNKLAGKLQEQSNLNLDQFTFDYNKALRLSALSFNINNHQLKQALVFAASSQADQQLKKPKEAEQEINKSQENLSKADKKALDSSQGLQIQVLFYKFQGSLLAQRKETQQRAIESYTIAFNLLKKHPKETDFTKGNQLLTAENIELVHRGLIKVLSQSNTEEELRKQVEQSLTQHLYAQLENSLKSKNWEAADRQTFPLILNIAKREKEPWLDEDSINGVSCPDLQKIDQLWVTNSDKRFGFSVQKEIWIKTGNRLGIKKQDWTSKDYRNYIRFAKAVGWYRKTRDDERGGGGDRLVRSYEELLHGIKSHPQVVGSLPFFGSVPGSLSWGLGGWDNLFLLDIYSRYGYLLLSHCDL; this comes from the coding sequence ATGGTTGACCAATACATCTTCTCTGGAAGTTTACCGGAAGAAGCCACCACTTATGTGACGCGAGAAGCTGATGGCGAATTGTATGAAGGACTCAAGGCGGGTAAATTTTGTTATGTGCTGAACTCCAGACAAAGTGGAAAGTCCAGCTTGCGAGTCCGAACCATGCGCCGATTACGAGAGTCTGGCGTAGAATGTTGTGCTATTGACCTTTCTGCTGGAGGTATTCAGAATGTTCCACCAGAACAATGGTATGCAGATTTGATTGATACGCTGATTGAGAGTTTTGGATTGGATGTAGAATTTGGGGATTGGTGGTCACAAAATCAATTAAATTCGCTTGTCACGCGATTTCGGAAGTTTCTTGAAGAGATACTACTTGCTGAGATTAAAGAAAATATTGTCATTTTTATTGATGAGATTGATAGTGTTCTCAGCCTGAATTTCCCCACAGACGACTTCTTTGCATTTATCCGTGCCTGTTACAATCAGCGTGTTGATAATCCTGAATATAATCGCCTCACCTTTTGTTTGTTGGGAGTCGCATCACCAAGTAATTTGATAGAAGATAAGAAGCGCACCCCGTTTAATATTGGGAAAGCTATCTCTCTTAAAGGATTTCAATTGCACGAAGTTGAACCGTTAGAGAAGGGATTGCACGGAAGGTATTCTGATTCTCAAGCAGTGATGAAAGAAATCTTACACTGGACGGGAGGACAACCGTTTCTGACGCAAAAGCTGTGTCAGTTTATGGTGGAAGAGTCAGAAACAGATAATCCCCGTACTGTTGAACAGGTTGTGCGATCGCGCATTATTGAGAATTGGGAACCCCAAGATGAACCAGAACATCTGCGAACTATTCGAGATAGGATTCTCAGGGATGAACAACGCGCATCTTATTTGTTGGAATTGTATCAGCAAATTCGGGTAACGGAGGAGCAATCTGAAGTTACAGCAGATGATACTCTGGAACAAAGTGAACTACAGCTTTCAGGATTAGTCGTTAGACAACAAAATAAGTTAAGAGTTTACAACCCAATTTACAAGGAGATTTTTGACGCCAACTGGATTGAAAACCAATTAAAGAATCTGCGTCCTTACTCCGAAAGTTTTAGGTTTTGGGTGGCTTCTGGAGGAAGCGATGAGTCACGATTGTTGAGGGGGAAGGCATTACAAGAAGCTGAAGAATGGGCAAAGGATAAAAACTTAAGTTATCAGGATAAACAGTATTTAGCAGCTAGTAAAGAGAAAGAAATTCAAGAGGAAATTGCTGCTAAGGAACAAGAAGCTGCTTTGGAGAGAGAAAGGAAGGATAGGGAAGCGGCTGAGAAAAGAAATCAATTACTCAGTGAAGCTAATAGAAAAGCTCAACGACGAATTAAAGTTGGAGTTGCTGTCTTGGTTGTTACAGTGCTAGGAGCAGCAACTGTAGGGCTATTGTCCAAAAAGCAACTTGATGAAACTCACGAAGAAGTTGAGGCTGTTCAACACTTAAACAAACTAGCTGGAAAATTACAAGAACAGAGTAACTTGAATCTAGATCAATTTACCTTCGATTACAACAAAGCTTTAAGGTTATCTGCCTTATCTTTTAACATCAATAATCACCAACTGAAACAAGCATTAGTATTTGCTGCTAGTTCCCAAGCAGATCAACAGCTAAAAAAGCCAAAAGAAGCAGAACAAGAAATTAACAAAAGCCAGGAAAATTTATCGAAGGCAGATAAAAAAGCTTTAGATTCCAGTCAGGGTTTACAAATTCAAGTATTATTTTATAAATTTCAAGGGAGTTTACTAGCTCAAAGAAAAGAAACACAACAGAGAGCTATTGAATCTTACACTATAGCATTTAATCTTTTAAAGAAGCATCCAAAGGAAACTGATTTTACCAAAGGTAATCAGTTGCTTACAGCCGAAAATATTGAATTAGTTCATCGAGGTTTAATAAAAGTGCTCTCCCAAAGTAACACAGAAGAAGAATTGAGAAAACAGGTTGAACAATCTCTGACCCAACATTTATATGCTCAACTTGAAAATTCTTTAAAATCAAAAAATTGGGAAGCAGCAGATAGACAAACATTCCCACTCATACTCAATATTGCTAAAAGAGAAAAAGAACCATGGTTAGATGAAGACAGCATTAATGGTGTTTCTTGTCCAGACCTGCAAAAAATAGACCAACTTTGGGTCACCAATTCAGACAAACGTTTTGGCTTTAGTGTACAAAAAGAAATATGGATTAAGACTGGGAATCGATTGGGTATAAAAAAACAAGACTGGACAAGCAAAGATTACAGAAACTATATTCGGTTTGCCAAGGCAGTTGGATGGTATAGAAAAACTAGGGATGATGAACGTGGTGGGGGTGGAGACAGGTTGGTGAGAAGTTACGAAGAACTGTTGCACGGTATAAAAAGTCATCCACAAGTTGTGGGGAGCCTACCATTCTTTGGGTCGGTACCAGGCTCACTGTCGTGGGGCCTTGGGGGCTGGGATAATCTTTTTCTACTCGATATTTATAGCAGGTATGGATATCTTCTTCTCTCGCATTGCGACTTGTAA
- a CDS encoding Uma2 family endonuclease yields MNPLTLDLRPVIRLTHEQFEQIALANPDLRIELSADGELSIMPPTGGNTGRRNADLTTDLNLWNRQTRLGVVFDSSTIFRLPNGAERSPDAAWIILERWNALTQKEQDSFPPLCPDFVIELRSKTDSLKPLQAKMQEYQDNGCRLGWLMNYQDRQVEIYRPQREKEVLQSPQTLSGEEVLPGLVLDLQMIWE; encoded by the coding sequence ATGAATCCCCTAACCCTTGACCTTCGCCCTGTCATTCGCCTCACTCACGAACAATTCGAGCAAATTGCTCTTGCTAACCCCGACTTACGGATAGAACTTAGTGCTGATGGAGAGTTATCTATTATGCCTCCCACTGGCGGAAATACGGGCAGACGCAATGCTGATCTTACAACTGACCTCAATTTGTGGAACCGTCAAACTCGTTTAGGCGTTGTCTTTGATTCCTCTACCATTTTTCGCTTACCCAACGGTGCAGAACGTTCCCCTGATGCTGCTTGGATAATCCTAGAACGCTGGAATGCTCTCACCCAAAAAGAACAAGATTCTTTTCCCCCACTTTGTCCTGATTTTGTCATTGAATTGCGCTCCAAAACTGATTCGCTTAAACCCTTACAAGCAAAAATGCAGGAATATCAGGACAACGGCTGCCGTTTGGGTTGGCTGATGAACTACCAGGATCGGCAAGTCGAAATTTATCGTCCTCAACGCGAAAAGGAAGTCCTGCAATCGCCTCAAACCCTGTCTGGTGAAGAAGTTTTACCAGGGTTGGTTTTAGATTTACAAATGATTTGGGAATGA
- a CDS encoding DUF2237 family protein has product MTEARNVLGGNLEICCSSPMTGYYRDGFCRTGGMDFGSHVVCSQVTAEFLEFTKSQGNDLSSPMPEYQFPGLKPGDRWCLCAERWKEALEAGVAPPVVLSATHPRALEVVSLDDLKKHALTSS; this is encoded by the coding sequence ATGACAGAGGCAAGAAACGTACTCGGCGGAAACCTAGAAATATGCTGCTCTTCTCCCATGACAGGATATTACCGTGATGGGTTTTGTCGTACAGGAGGTATGGATTTTGGGTCGCACGTTGTTTGCTCCCAGGTAACAGCAGAATTTCTTGAGTTTACCAAATCCCAAGGAAATGACCTGAGTAGCCCTATGCCAGAATATCAATTTCCTGGTCTAAAACCAGGCGATCGCTGGTGTTTATGTGCTGAACGCTGGAAAGAGGCTCTTGAAGCTGGCGTTGCTCCCCCCGTCGTCCTCTCGGCGACCCATCCTAGAGCTTTGGAAGTGGTTTCCCTGGATGATTTGAAAAAACACGCCTTAACTTCCTCCTAA
- a CDS encoding YtxH domain-containing protein, whose translation MSNNRSGLFIGGMMLGATIGALTGLLVAPRTGRETRQLLKKSASALPELAEDLSTSVQIQADRLSANARSNWDETLDRLREAISAGIDASMRESQATKQQSTQENSDSLPQHLDS comes from the coding sequence ATGTCTAACAACCGTTCTGGATTATTTATTGGCGGTATGATGCTAGGAGCTACCATCGGTGCCTTAACTGGGTTGCTTGTTGCTCCACGTACGGGACGCGAAACTCGTCAATTGTTGAAGAAATCTGCCAGTGCTTTGCCAGAATTGGCAGAAGATTTATCAACGAGTGTTCAAATTCAGGCAGATCGGCTTTCTGCAAACGCACGCTCTAACTGGGATGAGACTTTAGACCGACTGCGTGAGGCGATCTCCGCTGGCATAGATGCCAGTATGCGCGAAAGCCAAGCAACGAAGCAGCAAAGTACTCAAGAAAACTCCGATTCGCTTCCTCAACATCTAGATAGTTAG
- a CDS encoding TPM domain-containing protein, with amino-acid sequence MQHSFWRRILALVTVFFLAGSLWVTHSPSAYAYDNPELLPDTPTPVVDLAKSLTSLQEENLVKQLEQFEDQTGWKLRVLTQYDRTPGRAVINFWGLDDKSVLLVADSRGGNILSFSVGDAVYELLPRTFWIELQTRFGNLYFVREQGEDQAILQAMETVENCLVKGGCAVVPGLPREQWILTLITSIIGGIICGFAAQPRREGQLIAWQWALIFSPLWGILFLAFGLGPVVTRTSDWVPLIRNISGFLIGVLVAYLSPIFSRSSPSAES; translated from the coding sequence ATGCAGCATAGTTTTTGGCGACGAATTCTGGCTTTGGTAACGGTATTTTTCCTAGCTGGCTCACTTTGGGTGACCCATTCTCCCAGCGCATACGCTTATGACAATCCTGAATTACTACCCGATACACCTACCCCAGTTGTAGACTTAGCTAAATCTTTAACCAGCCTTCAAGAAGAAAATCTTGTTAAGCAACTAGAGCAATTTGAAGACCAAACCGGCTGGAAGCTGCGAGTATTGACCCAATATGACCGTACTCCAGGTCGGGCAGTCATTAATTTTTGGGGTTTGGATGACAAAAGCGTTTTACTAGTTGCTGATTCCCGTGGCGGTAACATTCTCAGCTTTAGTGTTGGCGATGCAGTTTATGAACTCCTACCGCGCACTTTCTGGATTGAATTACAAACCCGCTTTGGCAATTTGTACTTTGTGCGAGAACAGGGCGAAGACCAAGCCATTCTACAAGCTATGGAAACAGTCGAAAATTGTTTAGTTAAAGGCGGTTGCGCTGTTGTTCCTGGATTACCACGGGAGCAGTGGATTCTCACTCTGATTACTTCAATTATTGGTGGAATCATTTGTGGATTTGCAGCTCAACCTCGTCGCGAAGGACAACTTATTGCTTGGCAATGGGCTTTAATCTTTTCTCCTTTATGGGGAATCTTATTTCTTGCCTTTGGTCTTGGACCAGTAGTCACACGAACAAGCGACTGGGTACCCCTCATTCGTAATATTTCCGGTTTTCTCATCGGTGTTTTGGTTGCCTATCTGTCCCCTATTTTCAGTCGGTCTTCTCCAAGTGCTGAGTCCTAA
- a CDS encoding precorrin-8X methylmutase — MEWHVTDAQSLAIIDSEVGDHLFSPAEYEIVRRVIYATADFEYKSLMRFSERALQAAAAALAARTTIVVDVPMVQVSIAQGIQNTFANPVYCSMDTPTRPKTEKTSVAWGMETLAKRYPEGIFVVGQAQTALTTLVDLIEAEEVKPALIIATPATFLNLDADKERLQNSLVPNITIDSPKGNAVVAAAIVDGLIDLAWQVYGERKER; from the coding sequence ATGGAATGGCACGTAACTGATGCTCAAAGTTTGGCAATCATTGATAGCGAAGTAGGCGATCATCTCTTTTCACCCGCAGAGTATGAGATTGTCCGGCGGGTGATTTACGCAACTGCTGACTTTGAGTATAAATCTTTGATGCGCTTTTCTGAACGTGCCTTGCAGGCTGCCGCAGCTGCACTGGCAGCACGTACAACTATTGTGGTAGATGTCCCAATGGTACAAGTAAGTATCGCCCAAGGCATTCAAAACACATTTGCCAATCCAGTGTATTGCAGCATGGACACTCCTACCCGCCCTAAAACAGAAAAAACTTCTGTGGCATGGGGAATGGAAACCTTAGCCAAGCGTTACCCAGAGGGCATATTTGTTGTGGGTCAAGCTCAAACTGCTCTCACAACTCTCGTTGATTTAATTGAAGCAGAGGAAGTTAAACCCGCTTTGATTATTGCCACGCCAGCGACATTTCTTAATCTGGATGCTGATAAAGAACGCTTGCAAAATTCTTTAGTCCCAAATATTACAATCGATAGCCCCAAAGGTAATGCTGTTGTGGCAGCAGCCATTGTTGATGGGCTGATAGATTTAGCGTGGCAAGTCTACGGAGAGAGGAAGGAGAGATGA
- the dapB gene encoding 4-hydroxy-tetrahydrodipicolinate reductase: MTNQTPIPVVVIGAAGKMGREVVKAVTQSSDMNLVGAIDTTPEHQGKDAGELAGLSEPLEIPITNQLEPMLAFAAQGRQPGVMVDFTHPSSVYDNVRSAIAYGIRPVVGTTGLSQEQIQDLAEFADKASTGCLIIPNFSIGMVLLQQAAVAASQYFDHVEIIELHHNQKADAPSGTAIQTAQMLAEFGKIYNQPVVEETEKLPGARGSQAGDGIRIHSVRLPGLIAHQEVIFGAAGQIYTLRHDTSDRASFMPGVLLAIRKVLQLKSLVYGLEKIL; encoded by the coding sequence ATGACGAATCAAACTCCAATCCCAGTTGTTGTCATCGGTGCTGCGGGCAAAATGGGTCGTGAGGTTGTGAAAGCGGTAACGCAATCATCGGATATGAACCTTGTAGGTGCTATTGACACAACACCTGAACATCAAGGTAAGGATGCAGGAGAACTGGCGGGTTTAAGTGAACCTTTGGAAATTCCAATTACCAATCAGTTGGAACCGATGCTGGCGTTTGCAGCTCAAGGAAGACAGCCAGGGGTAATGGTAGACTTTACCCATCCCAGTTCAGTGTATGACAACGTTCGCAGTGCGATCGCCTATGGTATTCGTCCGGTTGTTGGCACTACAGGCTTAAGTCAAGAACAAATTCAAGACTTAGCAGAATTTGCTGATAAGGCGAGTACGGGATGTTTAATTATTCCCAACTTTTCTATTGGGATGGTGCTGCTGCAACAAGCCGCCGTTGCTGCATCTCAATATTTTGACCACGTTGAGATTATTGAACTGCATCACAACCAAAAAGCTGATGCACCCAGCGGTACAGCGATTCAAACTGCTCAGATGCTAGCAGAATTTGGTAAAATATATAACCAGCCTGTTGTGGAAGAAACTGAGAAATTACCAGGGGCACGGGGTAGCCAAGCAGGCGATGGTATCAGGATTCACAGCGTGCGTTTACCGGGATTGATTGCCCATCAAGAAGTGATTTTTGGTGCAGCTGGTCAAATTTACACTCTTAGGCATGATACAAGCGATCGCGCTTCCTTTATGCCAGGAGTCCTACTGGCAATTCGTAAAGTCCTCCAGTTAAAGTCATTAGTATATGGATTAGAAAAAATTCTTTAA
- a CDS encoding NAD+ synthase — protein sequence MKIAIAQINPTIGDLSGNAQKILKVAQKASRYGARLLLTPELSLCGYPPRDLLLNPSFLQAMNIALEQLARDLPPELAVLVGTVEENLKAHTDGGKTLFNSIALLEKGRVQQVFHKRLLPTYDVFDEHRYFEPGLGANYFTLDGVHIGVTICEDLWNDEEFWGKRSYITNPIADLAILGVDFIVNLSASPYSVGKQKFREAMLKYSAVRFRQPIIYTNQVGGNDDLIFDGRSFALNRQGEIVCRASGFEQDLVFVEFEQVQQDLQLGFIAPEYESEDEEIWHALVLGLRDYVRKCGFSKVVLGLSGGVDSSLVAAIATSALGQENVLGVLMPSPYSSEHSISDALALAENIGIKTHTIPIGELMQGYDKTLAELFAGTEFGLAEENLQSRIRGNLLMAISNKFGHLLLSTGNKSEMAVGYCTLYGDMNGGLAVIADVPKTRVYSICRWLNRNGEMIPQNVITKAPSAELKPGQVDQDSLPAYDILDDILQRLIHHHQSATQIVAVGHDPATVDRVIKMVARAEFKRRQAPPGLKITDRAFGTGWRMPIASQWAAIKNTYDQVFSLRQ from the coding sequence ATGAAAATTGCGATCGCTCAAATTAATCCTACAATTGGTGATTTGTCGGGAAATGCTCAAAAAATTCTAAAGGTAGCACAAAAGGCATCTCGCTATGGTGCGCGTTTATTGCTCACGCCAGAACTTTCTTTGTGTGGCTATCCACCACGAGATTTATTGCTTAATCCTAGTTTTTTGCAGGCAATGAACATTGCCTTGGAACAATTAGCAAGAGATTTGCCACCAGAACTAGCTGTTTTGGTAGGAACAGTTGAAGAGAATTTAAAAGCACACACTGATGGTGGTAAAACTTTATTTAATAGCATTGCTTTGTTAGAAAAAGGTAGGGTACAGCAAGTTTTTCACAAGCGCCTTTTGCCAACTTATGATGTATTTGATGAACATCGCTATTTTGAACCTGGTTTAGGAGCTAATTATTTCACATTGGATGGTGTTCATATTGGGGTCACCATTTGTGAAGATTTGTGGAATGACGAAGAATTTTGGGGCAAGCGAAGTTATATCACCAATCCAATTGCTGACTTAGCAATTTTGGGTGTAGATTTTATCGTTAATTTGTCTGCTTCTCCTTATAGTGTTGGCAAACAAAAGTTTCGAGAAGCAATGCTCAAGTATAGTGCAGTGCGTTTTCGGCAACCGATTATCTATACCAATCAGGTAGGAGGTAATGATGATTTAATTTTTGACGGCAGAAGTTTTGCCTTGAATCGTCAAGGTGAAATAGTGTGTCGTGCCTCTGGTTTTGAACAAGATTTGGTATTCGTAGAATTTGAACAAGTGCAACAGGATTTGCAGTTAGGTTTCATAGCACCAGAATATGAGTCTGAAGATGAGGAAATTTGGCACGCTTTGGTTTTAGGATTGCGAGATTATGTCCGTAAGTGTGGCTTTTCTAAAGTTGTGCTGGGGTTAAGTGGCGGAGTAGATTCTTCATTGGTAGCGGCTATTGCTACCTCAGCACTCGGTCAAGAAAATGTCCTCGGTGTTCTGATGCCTTCTCCCTACAGTTCCGAGCATTCTATCAGTGATGCTTTGGCATTAGCGGAAAATATTGGTATTAAAACACACACTATACCAATAGGGGAGTTAATGCAAGGCTATGACAAGACCTTAGCCGAGTTGTTTGCTGGAACAGAGTTTGGGCTGGCAGAGGAAAATCTTCAATCCCGAATTAGAGGGAATTTATTGATGGCAATTTCCAACAAATTCGGTCATCTCCTCCTATCGACTGGAAATAAGTCAGAAATGGCAGTTGGTTACTGCACCCTCTACGGTGATATGAATGGGGGATTAGCAGTGATTGCTGATGTTCCTAAAACCCGTGTTTACTCGATTTGCCGTTGGTTAAATCGCAATGGGGAAATGATTCCGCAAAACGTCATTACCAAAGCACCCAGCGCCGAACTCAAACCCGGTCAAGTTGACCAAGACTCGCTACCAGCTTACGATATCTTAGACGACATCTTGCAACGCCTGATTCACCATCACCAATCAGCAACACAAATTGTTGCTGTCGGTCATGATCCAGCGACTGTAGACCGAGTGATTAAGATGGTGGCGCGTGCAGAATTTAAGCGGCGACAAGCACCACCGGGATTGAAAATTACAGATCGCGCCTTTGGGACTGGTTGGCGAATGCCTATTGCGAGTCAATGGGCTGCTATTAAAAATACTTACGATCAGGTTTTTTCTCTACGCCAATAG